In a genomic window of Balaenoptera ricei isolate mBalRic1 chromosome 3, mBalRic1.hap2, whole genome shotgun sequence:
- the ELAVL3 gene encoding ELAV-like protein 3 isoform X1, with amino-acid sequence MESQVAGGPAGPALPNGPLLGTNGASDDSKTNLIVNYLPQNMTQDEFKSLFGSIGDIESCKLVRDKITGQSLGYGFVNYSDPNDADKAINTLNGLKLQTKTIKVSYARPSSASIRDANLYVSGLPKTMSQKEMEQLFSQYGRIITSRILVDQVTGVSRGVGFIRFDKRIEAEEAIKGLNGQKPLGAAEPITVKFANNPSQKTGQALLTHLYQSSARRYAGPLHHQTQRFRLDNLLNMAYGVKSPLSLIARFSPIAIDGMSGLAGVGLSGGAAGAGWCIFVYNLSPEADESVLWQLFGPFGAVTNVKVIRDFTTNKCKGFGFVTMTNYDEAAMAIASLNGYRLGERVLQVSFKTSKQHKA; translated from the exons ATGGAGTCTCAGGTGGCGGGGGGCCCGGCTGGCCCGGCCCTGCCCAACGGGCCACTCCTTGGTACAAACGGAGCCAGTGATGACAGCAAGACCAACCTCATCGTCAACTACCTGCCCCAGAACATGACCCAGGATGAGTTCAAGAGTCTCTTCGGCAGCATTGGTGACATTGAGTCCTGCAAGTTGGTTCGGGACAAGATCACAG GGCAGAGCCTCGGCTACGGGTTTGTGAACTACTCTGACCCCAACGATGCAGACAAAGCCATCAACACCCTCAACGGCCTCAAACTGCAGACGAAGACCATCAAG gtgtCCTATGCCAGGCCCAGCTCCGCCTCCATCCGGGATGCGAACTTGTACGTCAGCGGGCTCCCCAAGACCATGAGCCAGAAAGAGATGGAGCAGCTCTTCTCCCAGTACGGCCGCATCATCACTTCTCGCATCCTGGTGGACCAGGTCACAG GTGTCTCTCGGGGTGTGGGATTCATCCGCTTTGACAAGAGGATCGAGGCCGAGGAGGCTATCAAAGGACTGAACGGGCAGAAGCCGCTGGGTGCGGCCGAGCCCATCACGGTCAAGTTTGCCAACAACCCGAGTCAGAAGACCGGGCAGGCCCTGCTCACTCACCTCTACCAGTCCTCCGCCAGGCGCTACGCAGGCCCCCTGCACCATCAGACACAGCGCTTCCG GCTGGACAATTTGCTCAACATGGCCTACGGAGTCAAGAG TCCCCTGTCGCTCATCGCCAGGTTCTCACCCATCGCCATCGACGGCATGAGCGGCCTCGCGGGTGTGGGCCTGTCAGGGGGCGCGGCGGGCGCTGGCTGGTGCATCTTCGTGTACAACCTGTCTCCGGAGGCAGATGAGAGTGTGCTGTGGCAGCTGTTCGGGCCCTTCGGGGCAGTCACCAATGTCAAGGTCATCCGCGACTTTACCACCAACAAGTGCAAGGGCTTTGGCTTCGTCACCATGACCAACTATGACGAGGCGGCCATGGCCATCGCCAGCCTCAACGGCTACCGCCTGGGCGAGCGCGTGCTGCAGGTGTCCTTCAAGACCAGCAAACAGCACAAGGCCTGA
- the ELAVL3 gene encoding ELAV-like protein 3 isoform X2 yields the protein MESQVAGGPAGPALPNGPLLGTNGASDDSKTNLIVNYLPQNMTQDEFKSLFGSIGDIESCKLVRDKITGQSLGYGFVNYSDPNDADKAINTLNGLKLQTKTIKVSYARPSSASIRDANLYVSGLPKTMSQKEMEQLFSQYGRIITSRILVDQVTGVSRGVGFIRFDKRIEAEEAIKGLNGQKPLGAAEPITVKFANNPSQKTGQALLTHLYQSSARRYAGPLHHQTQRFRLDNLLNMAYGVKRFSPIAIDGMSGLAGVGLSGGAAGAGWCIFVYNLSPEADESVLWQLFGPFGAVTNVKVIRDFTTNKCKGFGFVTMTNYDEAAMAIASLNGYRLGERVLQVSFKTSKQHKA from the exons ATGGAGTCTCAGGTGGCGGGGGGCCCGGCTGGCCCGGCCCTGCCCAACGGGCCACTCCTTGGTACAAACGGAGCCAGTGATGACAGCAAGACCAACCTCATCGTCAACTACCTGCCCCAGAACATGACCCAGGATGAGTTCAAGAGTCTCTTCGGCAGCATTGGTGACATTGAGTCCTGCAAGTTGGTTCGGGACAAGATCACAG GGCAGAGCCTCGGCTACGGGTTTGTGAACTACTCTGACCCCAACGATGCAGACAAAGCCATCAACACCCTCAACGGCCTCAAACTGCAGACGAAGACCATCAAG gtgtCCTATGCCAGGCCCAGCTCCGCCTCCATCCGGGATGCGAACTTGTACGTCAGCGGGCTCCCCAAGACCATGAGCCAGAAAGAGATGGAGCAGCTCTTCTCCCAGTACGGCCGCATCATCACTTCTCGCATCCTGGTGGACCAGGTCACAG GTGTCTCTCGGGGTGTGGGATTCATCCGCTTTGACAAGAGGATCGAGGCCGAGGAGGCTATCAAAGGACTGAACGGGCAGAAGCCGCTGGGTGCGGCCGAGCCCATCACGGTCAAGTTTGCCAACAACCCGAGTCAGAAGACCGGGCAGGCCCTGCTCACTCACCTCTACCAGTCCTCCGCCAGGCGCTACGCAGGCCCCCTGCACCATCAGACACAGCGCTTCCG GCTGGACAATTTGCTCAACATGGCCTACGGAGTCAAGAG GTTCTCACCCATCGCCATCGACGGCATGAGCGGCCTCGCGGGTGTGGGCCTGTCAGGGGGCGCGGCGGGCGCTGGCTGGTGCATCTTCGTGTACAACCTGTCTCCGGAGGCAGATGAGAGTGTGCTGTGGCAGCTGTTCGGGCCCTTCGGGGCAGTCACCAATGTCAAGGTCATCCGCGACTTTACCACCAACAAGTGCAAGGGCTTTGGCTTCGTCACCATGACCAACTATGACGAGGCGGCCATGGCCATCGCCAGCCTCAACGGCTACCGCCTGGGCGAGCGCGTGCTGCAGGTGTCCTTCAAGACCAGCAAACAGCACAAGGCCTGA
- the PRKCSH gene encoding glucosidase 2 subunit beta isoform X1 — protein MLLVLLLLPMCWAVEVKRPRGVSLTNHHFYDESKPFTCLDGSASVPFDQVNDDYCDCKDGSDEPGTAACPNGSFHCTNTGYKPLYISSRWVNDGVCDCCDGTDEYNSGIVCENTCKEKGRKERETLQQMAEVTREGFRLKKILIEDWKKAREEKQKKLIELQAGKKSLEDQVELLRTLKEEAEKPEKEAKDQHRKLWEEQLAASKAQREQELATSAFQELDDDMDGAVSVAELQTHPELDTDGDGALSEGEAQTLLGGDTQTDAASFSDRIWAAIRDKYRSEVLPTDRPSPSAPDLTEPKEEQPPVPSQPTEEEDEEEEETEEEEEGEEGEEEDSQVQGEQPKETPSPVVPPQTASPTEEDKMPPYDEQTQAFINAAQEARNKFEEAERSLKDVEESIRNLEQEISFDFGPNGEFAYLYSQCYELTTNEYVYRLCPFKLVSQKPKLGGSPTSLGTWGSWAGPDHDKFSAMKYEQGTGCWQGPNRSTTVRLLCGKETVVTSTTEPSRCEYLMELMTPAACPEPPPEPPAEGNHDEL, from the exons ATGTTActagtgctgctgctgctgcccatgTGTTGGGCCGTGGAGGTCAAGCGACCCCGGGGCGTCTCCCTCACCA ACCATCATTTCTACGACGAGTCCAAGCCTTTCACTTGCCTGGATGGCTCTGCCAGTGTCCCTTTTGATCAGGTCAATGACGACTACTGTGACTGCAAGGATGGCTCAGATGAACCAG GCACAGCCGCCTGTCCCAACGGCAGCTTCCACTGCACCAACACTGGCTACAAGCCCCTGTACATCTCTTCCAGATGGGTCAACGATGGAGTTTGTG ACTGCTGCGACGGGACGGACGAATACAACAGCGGGATCGTCTGTGAGAACACCTGCAA AGAGAAGGGCCGTAAGGAGAGAGAGACTCTACAGCAGATGGCGGAGGTGACCCGCGAGGGGTTCCGCCTGAAGAAGATCCTAATTGAGGACTGGAAGAAGGCCCGAGAGGAGAAGCAG AAAAAGCTCATTGAGCTGCAGGCTGGAAAGAAGTCACTGGAGGACCAGGTGGAGTTGCTGCGGACACTGAAGGAAGAAGCTGAGAAGCCAGAGAAGGAGGCCAAGGACCAGCACCGGAAGCTGTGGGAAG AGCAGCTGGCCGCCTCCAAGGCCCAGCGGGAGCAGGAGCTGGCGACCAGTGCCTTCCAGGAGCTGGACGATGACATGGATGGGGC GGTCTCCGTGGCCGAGCTGCAGACCCACCCGGAGCTGGACACAGATGGGGACGGGGCATTGTCAGAAGGGGAAGCCCAG ACCCTCCTCGGGGGAGACACGCAGACAGATGCCGCTTCCTTCTCTGACCGCATCTGGGCTGCCATCCGGGACAAGTACCGGTCCGAG GTGCTGCCCACCGACCGGCCGTCGCCTTCTGCACCCGACTTGACGGAGCCCAAGGAGGAGCAGCCCCCGGTGCCCTCACAGCCCAcagaggaggaggacgaggaagaagaggagacagaggaggaggaggagggggaggagggggaggaagaggattcCCAGGTGCAGGGGGAGCAGCCCAAG gagaCCCCATCCCCAGTCGTGCCCCCCCAGACAGCCAGCCCCACAGAGGAGGACAAAATGCCGCCCTACGATGAGCAGACACAGGCCTTCATCAACG ctGCCCAGGAGGCCCGCAACAAGTTTGAAGAGGCCGAGCGGTCCCTGAAGGACGTGGAGGAGTCCATCAG GAACCTGGAGCAGGAGATTTCCTTTGATTTTGGTCCCAACGGCGAGTTTGCCTACCTGTACAGCCAGTGCTACGAGCTCACCACCAATGA GTACGTCTACCGGCTCTGCCCCTTCAAGCTCGTCTCGCAGAAACCCAAACTCGGTGGCTCCCCCACCAGCCTCGG CACCTGGGGCTCGTGGGCTGGCCCCGACCACGACAAGTTCAGCGCCATGAAGTATGAGCAGGGCACGGGCTGCTGGCAGGGTCCCAACCGCTCCACCACT GTGCGCCTGCTGTGTGGGAAGGAGACAGTGGTGACTAGCACCACAGAGCCCAGCCGCTGCGAGTACCTCATGGAGCTGATGACACCGGCCGCCTGCCCAGAGCCACCACCGGAACCGCCTGCTGAGGGCAACCACGATGAGCTCTAG
- the PRKCSH gene encoding glucosidase 2 subunit beta isoform X2, translating into MLLVLLLLPMCWAVEVKRPRGVSLTNHHFYDESKPFTCLDGSASVPFDQVNDDYCDCKDGSDEPGTAACPNGSFHCTNTGYKPLYISSRWVNDGVCDCCDGTDEYNSGIVCENTCKEKGRKERETLQQMAEVTREGFRLKKILIEDWKKAREEKQKKLIELQAGKKSLEDQVELLRTLKEEAEKPEKEAKDQHRKLWEEQLAASKAQREQELATSAFQELDDDMDGAVSVAELQTHPELDTDGDGALSEGEAQTLLGGDTQTDAASFSDRIWAAIRDKYRSEVLPTDRPSPSAPDLTEPKEEQPPVPSQPTEEEDEEEEETEEEEEGEEGEEEDSQETPSPVVPPQTASPTEEDKMPPYDEQTQAFINAAQEARNKFEEAERSLKDVEESIRNLEQEISFDFGPNGEFAYLYSQCYELTTNEYVYRLCPFKLVSQKPKLGGSPTSLGTWGSWAGPDHDKFSAMKYEQGTGCWQGPNRSTTVRLLCGKETVVTSTTEPSRCEYLMELMTPAACPEPPPEPPAEGNHDEL; encoded by the exons ATGTTActagtgctgctgctgctgcccatgTGTTGGGCCGTGGAGGTCAAGCGACCCCGGGGCGTCTCCCTCACCA ACCATCATTTCTACGACGAGTCCAAGCCTTTCACTTGCCTGGATGGCTCTGCCAGTGTCCCTTTTGATCAGGTCAATGACGACTACTGTGACTGCAAGGATGGCTCAGATGAACCAG GCACAGCCGCCTGTCCCAACGGCAGCTTCCACTGCACCAACACTGGCTACAAGCCCCTGTACATCTCTTCCAGATGGGTCAACGATGGAGTTTGTG ACTGCTGCGACGGGACGGACGAATACAACAGCGGGATCGTCTGTGAGAACACCTGCAA AGAGAAGGGCCGTAAGGAGAGAGAGACTCTACAGCAGATGGCGGAGGTGACCCGCGAGGGGTTCCGCCTGAAGAAGATCCTAATTGAGGACTGGAAGAAGGCCCGAGAGGAGAAGCAG AAAAAGCTCATTGAGCTGCAGGCTGGAAAGAAGTCACTGGAGGACCAGGTGGAGTTGCTGCGGACACTGAAGGAAGAAGCTGAGAAGCCAGAGAAGGAGGCCAAGGACCAGCACCGGAAGCTGTGGGAAG AGCAGCTGGCCGCCTCCAAGGCCCAGCGGGAGCAGGAGCTGGCGACCAGTGCCTTCCAGGAGCTGGACGATGACATGGATGGGGC GGTCTCCGTGGCCGAGCTGCAGACCCACCCGGAGCTGGACACAGATGGGGACGGGGCATTGTCAGAAGGGGAAGCCCAG ACCCTCCTCGGGGGAGACACGCAGACAGATGCCGCTTCCTTCTCTGACCGCATCTGGGCTGCCATCCGGGACAAGTACCGGTCCGAG GTGCTGCCCACCGACCGGCCGTCGCCTTCTGCACCCGACTTGACGGAGCCCAAGGAGGAGCAGCCCCCGGTGCCCTCACAGCCCAcagaggaggaggacgaggaagaagaggagacagaggaggaggaggagggggaggagggggaggaagaggattcCCAG gagaCCCCATCCCCAGTCGTGCCCCCCCAGACAGCCAGCCCCACAGAGGAGGACAAAATGCCGCCCTACGATGAGCAGACACAGGCCTTCATCAACG ctGCCCAGGAGGCCCGCAACAAGTTTGAAGAGGCCGAGCGGTCCCTGAAGGACGTGGAGGAGTCCATCAG GAACCTGGAGCAGGAGATTTCCTTTGATTTTGGTCCCAACGGCGAGTTTGCCTACCTGTACAGCCAGTGCTACGAGCTCACCACCAATGA GTACGTCTACCGGCTCTGCCCCTTCAAGCTCGTCTCGCAGAAACCCAAACTCGGTGGCTCCCCCACCAGCCTCGG CACCTGGGGCTCGTGGGCTGGCCCCGACCACGACAAGTTCAGCGCCATGAAGTATGAGCAGGGCACGGGCTGCTGGCAGGGTCCCAACCGCTCCACCACT GTGCGCCTGCTGTGTGGGAAGGAGACAGTGGTGACTAGCACCACAGAGCCCAGCCGCTGCGAGTACCTCATGGAGCTGATGACACCGGCCGCCTGCCCAGAGCCACCACCGGAACCGCCTGCTGAGGGCAACCACGATGAGCTCTAG